The following nucleotide sequence is from Ahniella affigens.
CGCTTTTCCGACGGGGCCCTGCCTCCGGATCGTCAGAACGGCGAGGCCGCGCGCCGGCTGGTTCCGATCTACTTATTGCATCGATACCAAACCGAAGCGGTGGCGCGTCTTTTGGGCGGCACGGAATATCGGTACGGCACCATCGCCGATTCGGACTGGACCGCTCGCGCCGTTCCGGCCGACACCCAGGCGCGCGCGTTGGCGGCGCTGACGACCGCCCTCGATGTGGGAATCCTGCGGTTGCCCGAACGTACGTTGGCCACGCTGAATCCGCCCGCAAACGACTATGCCAAATCACCCGAAGATTTCGACTCGCAGATGCTGCCAATGTTTGATCCGATCGAGGCGGGTCGGGTTGCCACCGCCGTGGTCCTGCAGTTTGCGCTCGATCCGCAACGACTGAATCGCATGGCCTGGCAGCACGCGGCCGATTCGGCGAGCCCGGGCCCCGAGTTGGTCTTCGATCAGTTGATTCGCGAATCGTGGCTTGAACGGCACGCCAAGGGCACCGATCGGGCACTGCAGACCACGCGCAACTGGACCTGTCTTGATGGCGCCTTGCAAGTGTTGCAGAGCGGCCTCTTGCATGCGGAGGTAGCGGCAACATGGCGCCAGCAACTCCGGCAGTTGACGGAAACGTTGGAACAGATGGGTCGGCAGGACGCCGACGCGAGCGCTGCGGCCAGTCTCATCCGGCGCTATCTGGACGATCCGACGCGCGTGCCGCTGCGTGCGCTGCCTCGCATTCCGCCGGGGGCGCCGATTTAAGACGCGCCTGAATCAAGCCAATCTGGACGTTCAGGCCCACGCTGAGTCCAGCACCTAGTCGGCCGCGGCGAAGACCGGGATCCGAATACAGCGTGTCAGGTCATGGCAGGGCTTTGAGCGCACTGGGCGCCGCTTCAAACGGCTTCAATGCGATTGCGGCCCAGGGCCTTTGCGCGATACAGGGCGTGATCGGCCCGCGCCAAGACGCTGACCAATCCGGAGGTTTCCTGGCTGTTGAGGCGGGCCAGACCAAAGCTCGCAGTCACGCTGATCGGCCCTTGGCTGGTCTGAAAAGCTTGCTCCGCCAAACGCTCACGCACGTCCTCGACGATGCGTGGCGCATGCGTGGCAAGATTGCCGCTCAAGACGACCAAGAACTCTTCGCCACCCCAACGGCCAACATGCGCTTCCGGTGGTAACAGGCGCCGCAAGCGCGCCGCCATCTCTTGCAGAACGCGGTCGCCTTCGGCGTGCCCATAGGTGTCGTTGATGGCCTTGAAGCGATCGATGTCCAAGAGCACGAGCGCCACGCTTTGGCCCTCCGTGCGAAAGCGTTGCATGACGCCATCCAGGACGTTCATCGTCGCGCGGCGATTCGGCAATTGGGTCAGGCTGTCGGTGTTTGCCGCACGGTCCAGCGCGGCCGCCGTCTCAACCAAGGCCGTATGGAGTCGTGACAATTCATCGCGACTGGCCTTGAGTTCAGCATTGAGCCGCTGCGATTCGCGAAACCGGAACGACACAAACGCCAGCCCGCCCAGGACCGCGAAGAACGCCGACGCGAGTGCGATGCCGGCCCAGCGTTGGCGCGTAATTCGCAATGATTGAATCTGGTTGTCGCGCTCCAGAAGCTTTTTCTCGGCTTCGACCCGGGCCTGATCGAGGTCGGCCTGCAATCCAGCAATCTTGCGGCTGGCCGTTTCCAGTGACAGTTCGCGATCGAGTTCGCCGTGAGCCTTGCGCGACTCGAACGCCGCTTCGGCATCACCCAGCGCGAGTTGCACCGTCGCCAACTGGTCAAGCGCCTCGCGCTCCAGAACTTTGTCCCCCAGGCGGCGGGCATCGTAAACCGTTCGGCCGCCTTGGCTCCGTGCTTCCTGATAGTCGCCCAATTCGCTCAACACATGCAGCTGCGACAACCGGAGCAACACCTGATCGCGCAGCGCGACTTGATTGAATTGCTGCATGGCACGGTCGGACCACTCTTTGGCCTCGTCCATCCGGCCTTGCGCGAGCCGCACTTCGGCCAGGGTCGTAAATGCATTGACTTTGTTCGGCGGACTGCCTGACGCCTCAGCATCCTCGGCGGCGGTCATCGCATAGCGCTCCGCTTCGCCGATCCGACCCAGATTAAGCAGTGACTTGCCGAGCTCGCCGCGCAGCGCAATGCCTTCGCGGCGATCGCGGGGTTCGAGCATGCCGAGCGCACGGACCATGTTCTCGGCACCGAGCTCCTCATCCTCCAGATTCCGGTACAGGTTACCGAGCAAGCGGTGACTGCGCGCCATCTCTTGCTTGTTGCCCAGGCGGGTTGCCGCTTCCAATGCGGCATTGTGCTGCAACCTGGCCTCGGCAAACCGACCGATGCGGCCAAAGATCATGCCCATGGCATTCTGCGTGTGCGCCACACCCAGCGCGTCACCGGCGGCCTCGAATTGCGCTTGCGCTTTCTGAAACTGCCGAATCGCCAGTTCGGGCCGGCCATCCTTCCGATCCAGCACACCGCGCTGATAGTGCACTTCCGCGCGCCACGGAGCATGATCAAAGGCGTTCGCAATCAGATTCATCCGATCGATGTATTGCAACGCCTCCTCGGTACGGCCACGATTGCCGAGCATGCTGGCCAACCGGGTCAGCACCGCAAATTCGAGATCACGAAGCGACAGGACTCTTGCATCTTTGAGCAAATCCAAGAGCATGGCCTGAGCGCGCTCCGGATGCTCTTGCTCGTCTTCAAACTCAGCGACCGCCAGTTTGGCCCAGGCCTTGTTCACTGGGTCCGTGGCCCGGCGTTCGGCTTGGATTGCCTGGGCTTCCAACACGTCTACCGTTGCCGCGCGATTGGCGCGAAGGGCCGCAATCGCCGGGGGTTCGCTGGACGTGACAGCCGCGCACGCCATACCCAGCCATAAGCTGAGGCACGCGCCAATTGGCAGCATCCATGTACGAATCCCTGTCATGAACGAATGTTACACGCGTTCACGAGTTCTGCTCATCACCGGGCGATGTTTCGATCTGCCCGAGCCAGGGGTTTGCCAGACTTGGTTCAGTTCGCGCTCAGGCACACAATTCGGCTAGAAACGGGTCCAGGATGGAGAACCGATCCGCAGCGGGCCCAAAACGCGACCGGCCGGGCAATCGCCCGGCCGGTCGTCAAAAACGCTTCCTGAATCGTTGGAACAATCCCGGCCGGTTCCGACCAGCCGGGTTGCATCACGATTTTCGACGCTGATCAGAACGTCACTGACCAGGAGTTCAGTGTGCCGACGTCACCGGCACCAGCGTCCTGCACGCGCATGTTCCACGTACCGTTCAACAACTCGCTGGACAGGTTCAGGGTCACCGTCTTGATGACGTTGTCCGTGCCGGCGCCCGTGCGGTTGTGAATGTTGTACAGGGTGCCATCCGGCGCGACGAGGTCCACCTTCAGGTCGCCCTGGTAGGTGTGGGTAATGTTGACCGAGACCGAAGCCGTGGCCGGAGCATTACCCGTACGACCCGAGACCGTGATCGGCGAGTTGATCGTGGTGTTGTCGGTGATGTTGAACACCGTGCTGCTGGAGTACGTCTGCGTGCTGCCGCCACCAGTCGTGTAACTGCCGACCAAACTCACACCCGAGAAGGCCGAGTAGGCTTTGAGGCGGATGTAGTACGTACCGGCGGACGGGGCTGCGAACGAGCAGGTTTCCGCGTTACCCGAGGCAAACGGACGGCAATCGTAGACCGTATCAGTCGGAGCGGCGCCAAACTTGACGTACATGTCGGAATCACCCGTACCACCCGAGGTCACAAACGACAGGTTGGTGGCGCCGGCTGGCACGACCATCGTGTAGTTCGCCGAATTGCCCGCCGTAGCGACTGCAATACCTGTCACGGCCACACCATTGCTGAGCACCGTGCCGCCCGGAGCGGTCACCGTTACCGCCGAGGTCTTGCTGTTGGTTGCACCGGCGTTGTCGGTCACGGTCAGCGTCACGTTGTACGTACCAGCGGCCGTGTAGGTCTTGCTTGGGCTGGTGGCGGTCGACGTGGTGCTGTCACCGAAGTTCCAGGAGCGCGATGCGATCGTGCCGTCCGAGTCGGTCGAGCTGTCGGTAAACGTGGCGGTCAGGCCCGAGGTCGTGAAGCTGAAGTTGGCAACCGGAGCCACGTTGGCGGCGCTCGACACGGTCACCGATTTGGTGATCGAGTTGGTCAAGCCACCGTTATCCGTGACGGTCAGGACGACGCTGTACGTGCCCGCAGCCGAATAGGTCTTGCTCGGATTCGTGGCGGTCGAGGTCGTGCTGTCACCGAAGTTCCAGGAGCGCGAGGCGATCGTGCCATCGGAGTCGGTCGAGCTGTCGGTAAAGGTCGCGGTCAGGCCCGACGTCGAGAACGAGTAGTTCGCGGTCGGAGCCACGTTGCCGCCCGGAGCCGGTGCGAACCCGCCCTTGACGTAGACGTCCACGGATTCAGCCGTGCCGCCCGTTTCGTCGCGGTTGTCGGTGTAGATCGCCATGATGTCATTCATGACCATGTCCATACCGTTGTAATCGCCCCACTCGTTGGCATTGGCAATGTTCTTCGACGTCACCGTCGTCAGTCGGGTGCCGGCCGAGAACGTCACGCCACCGTCGGTCGAGACCGAATAGTAAACGTCGGCGCCCGAGCGGCTGGAGCTGTTACGCGTGTCGTAGTACGCCACGAAGACGCGGCCCTGATTGTCGACCGACAGCCACTGGTTGAAACGGTCAACCGTGCTGATGTTGCCGGTTTCGTGACCGTAGCTGTTCGACCAAGTGGCGCCACCGTCGCTGGAACGGATGACCTTGATGACCGAGTGGTTCGCGCTGGCCGTGGTGTTGTTTTCGGCCGTGTTCGTGTCGGTGTAGGCGCAGTACAACCGGTTGGCGAACGCGCCACCAGTGGTATCGGCCTGACAGGACACGTAGACGAACGCACGGCGGGATTCCATCGCCGGAATCGGGAAGTCGAAGTCGGCGTTCAGCGTCGCGCCCGTGACGGCTGCGGCAAACGAGCTGCCACCGTCGGTCGATTTCGAGACGCGGATCTGCTTGGCGTTGCTGCCACCCGAGGTGGTCGGGAACACGAAGTAGACGTTACCGTTCTTATCTGACATCAGATCCGAGCCGATACCGCGGCTGGCGCTGTCGATCGTCAGGTTGGAGGCGAGCCAGGTGGTGCCGCCATCCGCCGAACGCGAGAACTTCTGGACGTTGTTTTCGTGCCAGGCCATGTAGATGTAGCCGAGACGCGGCGAACTCGCGTACGTATCGACATGCATGTATTCCTTGTCCGACACGTTACCGGTCGACAGGGTCTTGGTCAGCGTCCAGGTCGCGCCGTTATCGGTTGAGCGATAGAACAGCACGTTGGTGCCGCTGCCCACTACCGTCGACAACGCGCCGGCATAGGCCGTGGCGCCATTAGGCGACCAGGCTACAGTCGGATCGCAGCAGGTGCTGGCGAGCGAGGTCGGCCCAACCCACGTCACGCCGCCGTCGGACGAACGCCACATCTTCTGGCCCGAGCCCGGGCCATTGGTGCCGGCGATCACGAGGTTCGAATTGACTGGATTCACGGCCACTGCCGATTCCGATGCGCCGGCCGGAGTGGTCACGCGCTTTTCGGTGCCCGACAGGAAGTTCGGCGACACGTCGTTGTTGCGCGTGCTCGTCATGAACTCGTAGGCGCCCGCTTCGGTCCGGCTCACCGAGGTGTGTTGCACGCCGTTGATTTCGTAACCCTTGTACTTGGCCAGGAAGCCCTGCAACGCAGAACGCGGGTATTGTGCTGGTCCGGACGTTGGCAAGCGCTCATTGGCTTTGCGCATTTCGACCCGGTAGAACGCCGGAATCGCAATGATTGCCTCGGCCTCATTGGGAGACAGGTACTTCAGGTCGTCCTTGGTCAGCTGGTAGTTGCGATCGTCCCATGGGCCGACCTTGGCCAGAGCGGCGTAGTCGACTGTGGTGTCGACACCTCGGCTCTGCACAATGCTGAAAGACACATTAGCCGGCCGGTTGTTGGCGATCTGCGCCAGCACTGGCCCGGACAAGAGGAGATTGAGGCCGAGAGCGAGCGCTCCCAGCTTACTGCCGGTGGTCATCTTCATGCGTTGGTTCCTGATTATTGTTCTCTTCGCGGCGTGCTTATATGCACGCTCACCTGTTTGCGGTTTCAACCCAGTCACTCTGCGCGCCGCTGCGCGAGTGCCAGATAACTGCCAGCCTTCCCGTCTGGCTGCTACCTCCGACCCACAATCAAATTGTGCTGGCACGGGCCAACCACGAATGATCGGGGACTAGTTCCGTCGGACCACACTGCCCTCCAAGGCTGACGGACCCCATATGAATACATGTTTTTCACATCCACGTCTTGCCGCAGTGCAACGAAACGTGTCCTGATCGACCGTGAGTCCAGACCGCCCGAACGATCGCCGAACCGAAAATCCAGTCAAAAGAAGGTGATATTTGTCGGCTGTGGTCACTACAATCGGGCCCATTCGTCTTCAAAGTGGCATGCGACTGTGATCCAGGTTCCCGGCTATCTGATCAAGAAAGAAATCGGTGTCGGCGGCATGGCCACGGTGTATCTGGCGGTCCAGACCTCGCTTGAGCGCGAAGTGGCGCTCAAAGTCATGAATCCGGCAATGGTGGCCGACGCCACCTTCTCGAAACGATTCATGCAAGAGGCGCGCACCCTCGCCTCCTTGTCACACCCAAATATCGTCGCGGTCTATGACGTCGGCATTACGCCCGAAAAACTGCATTACTTTTCGATGCAGCATCTGCCGAATGGCGACTTTTTCCAGCGGATCAAGGACGGCGTCACCGATCAGGAAATCTTGCGCGTGTTCGCCGGCGTGGCCCGGGCCCTCGGATACGCACATCAGCGCGGTTTCGTGCACCGTGATGTGGCGCCCGGCAACATCATGTACGACATCAACAACAACCCGGTACTGACGGATTTTGGCATCGCGCGGACGGTGTCCAAGACCTCGCGGATCACGAATGCCGGAGTCAGTGTCGGAACCAGCCACTACATGAGTCCGGAGCAGGCCCGCGGCGGCGATGTTGATGGCCGCTCCGACATTTATTCGATGGGCGCCGCGTGCTTCGAGGCCCTGACGGGCAACCCTCCCTACACCGGCGAAGACGGGTTTGCGATTGCGTATGCGCACGTGTTTGAACCCGTTCCGCGCCTGCCGGCCAATCGGACGATCTGGCAGACACTGATTGACAAAGCCATGGCCAAGGACCCGGGCCAGCGGTTCCAGAACACCGACGAGTTCCTGCTGGAACTCGCCCGGGTCGAACACGAATTGACCGGCACCCATCACGCCGACCCGTTGCCGCGCACGTCGCAGCATTCCACCGTCGTGATGCCGACACCGGTCAATGCCACCACACCAATGGTTCCGAGCAATCCGGATCAGGTGCCGTTGTTAGACCCGCTGCCGCAACCCAAGCCGCGCGCTCAGAGTGGCGAGCAAGCTGTCAGCGAATCCGGCAGCAAACGTCCCTGGCTGATGATCAGCCTTGGCATGGTTGCCTTGTTGGTCGTCGCCGCACTGGGGCTCTGGGGCCTACAGAAATTTACCGAGTTGCCTGCACCGACCAACCCGGACGCACCGCTGATCTCGCCGCTCAAGCCAGAATCGAAGCCGAAACCAAAGCCAGAACCGTCGTCCGGCGAGCAGCTCGATCCCACCGAGGCCGTTCCGGAGGACGAGAATACGCTGGCCGCTGATGATCCGGCCATGGCGCTGGTGTTGAACGCGACGGTTGTCAATCCAATCGAGCAAAACCTGTGGCTCGCTGGCAATGATCTGAAGGGACTGCGGCTGTCGCAACCGCCTGGCCGCAATGCGATCGACCGGTACAAACTGGTCTTGAAGCTCGACGCCAACAACACCCGCGCCATCGAAGGACTGCAGAATGTCGCGAAGAAGTTTGTCGAACTCGCTGACAAGAAGCTCGCCGAGGGCAACTTGAGTGAATTCATGGCGATGGGCAACCTCGCGCTCGATCTGGCCGACGCCTATGATCCAAGCGGTGCCATCCGCACGGTGGTCATGCGTCCGCGCGCCAGCCTCGTCAGCAAGTCTTTGGACGCCGGACGGACGGCTGAAGCCCGTTGGGACGAAGCCGCCGCCACCAAGGCGTACCAGCAGGCCCTGGCGATCGACCCCACCAATGCCGATGCCCAAAAAGGGCTGAAACGGGCGCCCACGCTTGGCAAGCCCGGTTTCCTGTTCCTCGACAAGGCCAATACCGTGACTGGCCCCGAGCTCGTGGTCGTTTCGTTCGGCAAGAAACGCGCCGCGGTCAGTCGCGCCGAGATTAGCGTTGG
It contains:
- a CDS encoding bifunctional serine/threonine-protein kinase/formylglycine-generating enzyme family protein translates to MIQVPGYLIKKEIGVGGMATVYLAVQTSLEREVALKVMNPAMVADATFSKRFMQEARTLASLSHPNIVAVYDVGITPEKLHYFSMQHLPNGDFFQRIKDGVTDQEILRVFAGVARALGYAHQRGFVHRDVAPGNIMYDINNNPVLTDFGIARTVSKTSRITNAGVSVGTSHYMSPEQARGGDVDGRSDIYSMGAACFEALTGNPPYTGEDGFAIAYAHVFEPVPRLPANRTIWQTLIDKAMAKDPGQRFQNTDEFLLELARVEHELTGTHHADPLPRTSQHSTVVMPTPVNATTPMVPSNPDQVPLLDPLPQPKPRAQSGEQAVSESGSKRPWLMISLGMVALLVVAALGLWGLQKFTELPAPTNPDAPLISPLKPESKPKPKPEPSSGEQLDPTEAVPEDENTLAADDPAMALVLNATVVNPIEQNLWLAGNDLKGLRLSQPPGRNAIDRYKLVLKLDANNTRAIEGLQNVAKKFVELADKKLAEGNLSEFMAMGNLALDLADAYDPSGAIRTVVMRPRASLVSKSLDAGRTAEARWDEAAATKAYQQALAIDPTNADAQKGLKRAPTLGKPGFLFLDKANTVTGPELVVVSFGKKRAAVSRAEISVGEFKAFWASSGSRTRALRPSCRDREGGIFSSSKQRTWQSPGFAQSDQQPVVCVNFDDAKGFVDWLSQQTGKRYRLLTAQEWRTLAANSSDGSNCKANLADQSYAGEYRERDALACKDGFVHTAGVKRFEPGKLGLYDMVGNVREWVSDCDTKCDRRLAMGTGWVSTKDQLTPTMSTGFDADTGYNSVGFRVLREID
- a CDS encoding PKD domain-containing protein is translated as MKMTTGSKLGALALGLNLLLSGPVLAQIANNRPANVSFSIVQSRGVDTTVDYAALAKVGPWDDRNYQLTKDDLKYLSPNEAEAIIAIPAFYRVEMRKANERLPTSGPAQYPRSALQGFLAKYKGYEINGVQHTSVSRTEAGAYEFMTSTRNNDVSPNFLSGTEKRVTTPAGASESAVAVNPVNSNLVIAGTNGPGSGQKMWRSSDGGVTWVGPTSLASTCCDPTVAWSPNGATAYAGALSTVVGSGTNVLFYRSTDNGATWTLTKTLSTGNVSDKEYMHVDTYASSPRLGYIYMAWHENNVQKFSRSADGGTTWLASNLTIDSASRGIGSDLMSDKNGNVYFVFPTTSGGSNAKQIRVSKSTDGGSSFAAAVTGATLNADFDFPIPAMESRRAFVYVSCQADTTGGAFANRLYCAYTDTNTAENNTTASANHSVIKVIRSSDGGATWSNSYGHETGNISTVDRFNQWLSVDNQGRVFVAYYDTRNSSSRSGADVYYSVSTDGGVTFSAGTRLTTVTSKNIANANEWGDYNGMDMVMNDIMAIYTDNRDETGGTAESVDVYVKGGFAPAPGGNVAPTANYSFSTSGLTATFTDSSTDSDGTIASRSWNFGDSTTSTATNPSKTYSAAGTYSVVLTVTDNGGLTNSITKSVTVSSAANVAPVANFSFTTSGLTATFTDSSTDSDGTIASRSWNFGDSTTSTATSPSKTYTAAGTYNVTLTVTDNAGATNSKTSAVTVTAPGGTVLSNGVAVTGIAVATAGNSANYTMVVPAGATNLSFVTSGGTGDSDMYVKFGAAPTDTVYDCRPFASGNAETCSFAAPSAGTYYIRLKAYSAFSGVSLVGSYTTGGGSTQTYSSSTVFNITDNTTINSPITVSGRTGNAPATASVSVNITHTYQGDLKVDLVAPDGTLYNIHNRTGAGTDNVIKTVTLNLSSELLNGTWNMRVQDAGAGDVGTLNSWSVTF
- a CDS encoding diguanylate cyclase domain-containing protein — encoded protein: MTGIRTWMLPIGACLSLWLGMACAAVTSSEPPAIAALRANRAATVDVLEAQAIQAERRATDPVNKAWAKLAVAEFEDEQEHPERAQAMLLDLLKDARVLSLRDLEFAVLTRLASMLGNRGRTEEALQYIDRMNLIANAFDHAPWRAEVHYQRGVLDRKDGRPELAIRQFQKAQAQFEAAGDALGVAHTQNAMGMIFGRIGRFAEARLQHNAALEAATRLGNKQEMARSHRLLGNLYRNLEDEELGAENMVRALGMLEPRDRREGIALRGELGKSLLNLGRIGEAERYAMTAAEDAEASGSPPNKVNAFTTLAEVRLAQGRMDEAKEWSDRAMQQFNQVALRDQVLLRLSQLHVLSELGDYQEARSQGGRTVYDARRLGDKVLEREALDQLATVQLALGDAEAAFESRKAHGELDRELSLETASRKIAGLQADLDQARVEAEKKLLERDNQIQSLRITRQRWAGIALASAFFAVLGGLAFVSFRFRESQRLNAELKASRDELSRLHTALVETAAALDRAANTDSLTQLPNRRATMNVLDGVMQRFRTEGQSVALVLLDIDRFKAINDTYGHAEGDRVLQEMAARLRRLLPPEAHVGRWGGEEFLVVLSGNLATHAPRIVEDVRERLAEQAFQTSQGPISVTASFGLARLNSQETSGLVSVLARADHALYRAKALGRNRIEAV